ATCACTAGCCAAGGAATGGGGCCGACGTATGTATTACCCACCCAAGCAAAATTTATGTCCCGATTTATCAGGGTTGTACCCTTGGCAATTAAAAAGGCAACACCCCGCAAGGCTGTAAGTGAACCCAAGGTGACAATAAAAGGTGGCACATCTAAGAAGGTAATAAGCGCACCGTTGAGTAAGCCTAAGAGCAATCCTGCCAGCAAGGCAGCAGGTACAGCCGCCCAACTTAAAGCCAGTAGTAGTGATACCAGCAGGGCAACTACCGCAGAAACAGCCAATATTGATCCAACCGAAAGGTCAATACCGCTCATGAGAATTACAAAAGTCATTCCTGTCGCCAGCACAATATTGATTGATGCCTGACGCAAGATATTGACGATGTTACCGCTCATGAGGAAGTTGGGAGAAAGGAATGCAAATAAGATGCAGATAATTACTAAGATTGGCAGAATACCCGCAACTTCTAACAGAGTGCTGATTGATTTCCGGTTGCGAGCTGCGGAATTATTGGCTGATTTATTGATAGGTGGTCTGACTGTTTGACTCATGATGCTAATACCTCCGATGCTCCAGTTGCGTAGTGCATAATCTTTTCTTGGGTGATTTCTTTGCCAAGACTGCCATCCAGTTCACCTACGAGCTGTCCTTCTCGCATCACCAAGACGCGATCGCTCATGCCGACAATCTCTGATAGTTCGCTGGAAACCATTAAAATAGCAACACCTTGTGCTGCTAATTCGCTCATTATTCGGTAAATTTCACTTTTAGCACCGATGTCTACGCCGCGTGTCGGCTCATCTAACATCAAAACTCTCGGTTTAATGGCTAACCAACGCGCTAGCAGTAGCTTCTGTTGATTACCACCAGAAAGATCCAATGCTCTAATTTCCAAATTGGCTAGGCGGATATTAAAGTTTTCCACCGCGTCTGTTGACAGCCGATTCACTGAAGGCCAGTTAACAATTCCACCCTTTGCATCTTGCTTGAGTGTATTGATAGCAATATTCTTGCGGGCGCTCATCTCCAGAAATAAACCTTGGTCTTTGCGGTCTTCTGGAACGTAGCCAATTCCGGCAGCAATGGCATCACTGGGGGTATTAATTTCCAGTTTTTTGCCATTCAAGAATACTTCACCGCTAGCTTTGCGGTCTGCACCAAAAATCAGCCGGGATAGTTCTGTGCGTCCGGCACCAACCAACCCAGCTAAACCCAAAATTTCCCCAGCATGAAGTTCAAAACTAGTAAGCTCAATCTTCTTGCGGGCGTCGCTCATATTTCTGACTGACAGCACCACTGGGCCAGGATTCATTTGCCGTTGATGTTCATAAAAGTCTTGCATGGAGCGACCGACCATCATCTGCACCAATCGCTGGGGAGAAATTTCGCTGCGTGTCAAACTGCCAATATATTGACCATCACGCAACACGCTAATTCGGTCAGCTAAGGCATAGATTTCTTCCATGCGATGGCTGATGTAAATAATGGCAATGCCATCACGCCGCAGTTTGCGAATGACCTCAAATAAATGGTCGCTCTCGCGGTCGGATAGGGCTGCTGTTGGTTCATCCATCACCAAAACGCGGCTTTTATCCTTCAGTGCCCTGGCAATTTCCACTTGCTGCTGTTCGGCGATGGACAAAGTACCAACTATAGTCTGGGCGGTAAAATTGGCTCCAAGGCTTTCCAGCACTTCTTCTGCTTCCAGTCGCATCGCTTGGCGGTCTAAAAGCTGACCACGCCGCAACTCGCTACCCATAAACATATTTTCGGTAACGGTTAAATTCGGTGCAACATTCAGTTCTTGATAAATGAGATTAATACCCGCCTTCCGTGCTGTCGCCGGATCAGTAATTTTTAAGGGTTGACCATTGATGCGAATTTCTCCTTCATCGGCAATGTAAGCCCCAGCCAGGATTTTCATCAATGTGCTTTTGCCCGCTCCGTTTTCACCCATGAGGGCGTGAACTTCTCCCGGATAAATGGTAAGGTTAACATTTTGGAGCGCAGATACACCATGAAAGCGTTTGGTAATTCCTTGCATTTCTAACACTGGGGTGCTAGTTGGTGTATCAGAAAGTGAGGTTTCAATATTTGTTGTCATGAACAAAACCTGTAAAAACTATTTAAAATTTGCGAGCGTGAATTAGAAATTAATAAATTCATATTTGATTGATCGCAAAATCATGTTTTAAAAGCTGACTAGGAGTTGTAAAGAGATATTTTCATCCTTTGTTGTTAACGTTAGTTCAGAGAGATTCTTGGGAAAGTCTAAGTGCTATAAATAGACACTCAAACTTTCCACTGATGCACATACATAGCGGTTATCAATTGGGTGCAGCAGAGTTTTAACCTCTTTCTAAACCCATCTTTCTATTAAAGAAAAGACAGGCATAAAGATGAGGTTTGGTATTAATTTAAGTGAAAACCGCCAGACATTCTAGGTATGTGCAAAAACTTTACAAATGCACCAAATGACTTATATCAAAAGACATAATTTCCAATTGCAAATTCACAATTTTTATTACTTCCAGCCTTTTTCTGTGCTGACGTTATCTTTTGTGATCAACTTAACTGGAATCAAAATGGTAGAACTGCTAGGTTTTTTCCCATTTAAGATGTCGTTGCCAACTTGAACTGCTTTTTCGGCCATCCCTCGCGGATTTTGAGTAGCAGTTGCTGCATATATACCATCTTTAGCTGCGATCGCAGTTATTGCTTCTGGCGCACCATCAACCCCAACAATAAAGAAATCTTTACGTTGTGCTTGGTTCGCTGCTAGTTCTGCACCGACTCCACTGGGATCGTTGATGGCAAAAACCGCATCAATTTTTGGAAAGGTTGTCAGCAAATCAGTCATAACTCTGAGTCCTCCATCCCGACTACCCTCTGCATTTTGGTTTTTGGAGAGTATTTTGATATCGGGATATTTAGACAATACGTTCTCGCAGCCACTAACTCGCTGAATCACTGAGTCCACTGGCGGCCCGTTAACTATGACAACATTACCTTTACCCTTGAGGCGGTCAGCAATATATTTGCAACTAACTTCTCCAGCTTGGACATTATTAGTTGTAATGGTGGCATCTACACCTCCTTCCGCACCCGTATCTACTGCAATGACAATTCTACCTGCTTGTTTAGCTTTCTCAATTGCTGGCTTAATGCCACTTTTATCAGCAGCATTGACGATAATGATATCAGTATTGGAAGCCGTGAAATTCTCAATTTGATTGGCTTGTTGGTTGAGGTCATAGGCACTGGAAACTACGGTAACATTGACATCCTTACCGCCGATTTTCTTGGCTTCTGCTTCAGTTGCTTGTCCCATGAGGACGAAGAAGGGATTACTTAAATCACCAACGGTAAAGGCAACTGATTTTAATTTTCCATTGCCAGTGGCAGTTTGAGTCTCTGCACTGGTATTGGTAGCAGGTTTAGTATCAGTGTTAGTAGCTGTGTTGCCATCGGGAGAACCATTTGTACAGCCGACAAGACTGCCACTGATGATACCTAATAAGCTAGCTGCGATCGCAATCTTTTTCCTTTCCATATTCATATATCTCCTAGATGTCTAAAAACAGGGTCAAGTATTGTAACCCTCGTATATCAAGCCTTTCTCTCTGTCTTGTAATTACGAATTACGAATTACAAATTACCAGCCTTTGTAGCTGCTAAGATTCTCTCTAGTAACCAACTTGACTGGAATCAGAATATTTGGTGACTCAGGTTTTTTACCCTGGATG
This portion of the Nostoc sp. GT001 genome encodes:
- a CDS encoding ribose ABC transporter permease, which codes for MSQTVRPPINKSANNSAARNRKSISTLLEVAGILPILVIICILFAFLSPNFLMSGNIVNILRQASINIVLATGMTFVILMSGIDLSVGSILAVSAVVALLVSLLLALSWAAVPAALLAGLLLGLLNGALITFLDVPPFIVTLGSLTALRGVAFLIAKGTTLINRDINFAWVGNTYVGPIPWLVIIALLTVIASWFILRQTVLGVQIYAVGGNERAARLTGIKVNRVLLFVYGISGLLAGLGGIMSASRLYSASGVLGQGYELDAIAAVILGGTSFTGGIGTIGGTLLGALIIAILNNGLTLLNLSYFWQLVVKGLVIILAVMIDRLRRRSRR
- a CDS encoding sugar ABC transporter ATP-binding protein, whose translation is MTTNIETSLSDTPTSTPVLEMQGITKRFHGVSALQNVNLTIYPGEVHALMGENGAGKSTLMKILAGAYIADEGEIRINGQPLKITDPATARKAGINLIYQELNVAPNLTVTENMFMGSELRRGQLLDRQAMRLEAEEVLESLGANFTAQTIVGTLSIAEQQQVEIARALKDKSRVLVMDEPTAALSDRESDHLFEVIRKLRRDGIAIIYISHRMEEIYALADRISVLRDGQYIGSLTRSEISPQRLVQMMVGRSMQDFYEHQRQMNPGPVVLSVRNMSDARKKIELTSFELHAGEILGLAGLVGAGRTELSRLIFGADRKASGEVFLNGKKLEINTPSDAIAAGIGYVPEDRKDQGLFLEMSARKNIAINTLKQDAKGGIVNWPSVNRLSTDAVENFNIRLANLEIRALDLSGGNQQKLLLARWLAIKPRVLMLDEPTRGVDIGAKSEIYRIMSELAAQGVAILMVSSELSEIVGMSDRVLVMREGQLVGELDGSLGKEITQEKIMHYATGASEVLAS
- a CDS encoding ABC transporter substrate-binding protein → MERKKIAIAASLLGIISGSLVGCTNGSPDGNTATNTDTKPATNTSAETQTATGNGKLKSVAFTVGDLSNPFFVLMGQATEAEAKKIGGKDVNVTVVSSAYDLNQQANQIENFTASNTDIIIVNAADKSGIKPAIEKAKQAGRIVIAVDTGAEGGVDATITTNNVQAGEVSCKYIADRLKGKGNVVIVNGPPVDSVIQRVSGCENVLSKYPDIKILSKNQNAEGSRDGGLRVMTDLLTTFPKIDAVFAINDPSGVGAELAANQAQRKDFFIVGVDGAPEAITAIAAKDGIYAATATQNPRGMAEKAVQVGNDILNGKKPSSSTILIPVKLITKDNVSTEKGWK